The Nicotiana tabacum cultivar K326 chromosome 5, ASM71507v2, whole genome shotgun sequence sequence tgccccctttgaaagcatttctccgaactttttcagtaggacggactcgatctcgtcgtcctttaggtcgttacccttcactgcacaagtgtaagcagtaacgtgtTCATTGGGGTTTGAGGTTTCGTTGTACTTTGGAaggtctggcattctgaacttctttggaatggatTTTGGAGCCGCTTCCTGTGGGAACGGCTTCTatacgaacttctttgaatccacatccttcaggatcgggggtgcgcccggaatttggtcgaccctagaattgtaggtctcgaccttcttgtcgttggcttctatctttttctcgcccgactcgatcctctttgtgaggtcctcgagcattctTCCGATGGCGGGGTCGGCTGCctacccgttgttgcttgatctttctggTACCTGTTCGGTCCGAGGGGCCGCTGTACTTGGGATTTTTTGGTGGCTCTACAGCTGAGCGAttgccaactgttgtgcctgcaacatctcaaaaataacgtgaagtctaacctcttgttcctcccgagctggggttttttggACTTCTTGTTGATCTCCTTGATGTATGCTCATGTTAGtatgggagcttatatcgacgtgttaGGCATCGAGCGAGATCACGTCCACAAGAATTGGTTATGGTGCATTCTCAGGGTTTCatggtggtacaccaacacctggaacatccacacTGTTCTCTCCGTGGTcttcaagattgttgttttcatgtgcatttatcgagttagacattttgacctgaaatcaaagatcctggacaagaaaaagtgtgaaagataacttgcgttatgtagttaaaccagcaagaaaataatcactattagttttagccccacggtgggcgccaaactgtttaccctgaaaatggtaataacaattaaatttgattttgtggttctaaaaatatgtgatctatttttatgctagttgttaggcaatggatACTAAATAAATGATTAGAAAGCAAGATTATAGCTCGAAAACGAAGTGATAGTCGAACCAAACGACTGGAGATTTGGGCCTCGAGCTGGCGTAAATGGGGCCTCGAGGTCAAGTCTGGGGGCCAGCTTAGAGCAATCGAAGGAGAATTAATAGTTATGAGAGCTAcaatgatggctctttatgatcaatgataagcaatgaatgaagaacaataaatagaacacgatgaatataaataataaattgaggtaatgagatcaagagaatacgttagagagcagagagaatgttcttgtatatttaatATTGAGTATCAGATGAtcctacaaaatgacaaggatcctctttatatatgaagggaatcccaacatagtacaaatgcatttattagaAAGATATGGAGCTGGTACAGCTAGTTAATGCTATGATGCGGGCTTAGACTATCCTGatagactttgtcagctctagcCAAGCGCCTCGGGAACTTTCTACTTTTTCACCATAACCGCCGACCTATAGTGCCCCAAGGTCGGGCGTCGATAACCCCTCAAGGGTGAATCTCGACCATAGCCTCGAGCCCTTGAAAACGTGCTTACGAGGCACCGTAACGAcgaaaaattggaccctccgattttaccgtatacatacatacatacacacacacacacacacacacacacacacacatatatatatatatatatatatatatatatatatatatatatacatacatatacatattttttttactttaacttTTAATTGCTAAAACTAACTACATAGAGGAATTTCCTCGTGTTCCTTCGGCGAATCAGAGGCGGACCTATGCTATATCAAGAGGGGTCATCGATACCCGTAAAATTCGGGAAAATTacatgtatgcatgtatatgTCTTTAGAAAATAGCAATATATTAATAGTGGACATCCTATATACGGACAAAGCATATTTTAGTTGAATTCAAAAGTGCACGAAAACTTCAAATTTTGGATCCGCCTCTGTCGGGAACATCCGGTAAAAAAATAGACATAGTTTCCGAAGTGAATGTCATAAGACTCTCTTCTCCCCATTTATAGCCGAAGTCTGATTATTACTTTTTCTGTTCTAATTTATGTGATACTATTTTCTTTCGAATATATTTAAAAGAAATGGACACCTTTCTATAGATGGTGATTTATAGAGGGACTACTATTATTTAGGTGATTTTATAGTGTGTGTATGATTTTACCAGTTTTAAGGACTGCCATAGCGTTTTTTTTAAGAGTAAAATTTTTTAAAATCTATATatttctcttaaactatatatccGTTAAAAGGTTGACATAAAATGAAATGGGGGAAGTACTAATAATAAGAATAAAAGATTTAATTAACAATTTCACTGACAAAACATACCATTTTCTCGCAGTAACGTAGGTGTTATGATACCTAATGCATGTGCGGTATCCGCAcattatattaatttattatgatCAAATGATAAATTAAGATGAAAATGTatattagttaattattattactTCTTCCGGtccattttaattgatttttttaattatttcacacatattaagaaatttactTTTTGGCATTGATTCataatgaaattgaccatattaccTTAATTTATTCATTGGAAATATAACAAGTACTCTTAGGctctttactccaagggcaaataattttggaatttgaaaaaattaaatattatagatcaataaaaaaataccaaaaaatcaattaatacGCCTTCAGAGACAGAGTAATGAATGTAGAAAATCTGAGGCTGATGAGGACTTCATCCAAATACATGTATCCTTGCCATTCTCTATTTCTGTAATGACTGATGTGCAAAGGGAAAAATGAAGGGGCAAATCAACATAATATCGCTTGTTTTGGCATATTCCTAAGGATATCTTTTACTGAATTATTTTACATTTGACATTCACACATTATTGACAGGATACTCACATGATGGAATTAGTTAAGTAGAAATGACACAGGTAGCCACTTTAAAGGGCTGCTATTTTATTTAGAAATTAACTAGTGCGTCATGAATTATAGTTTTTTagttcaatttttctttggacaAAAATATTTTGAGTTATCCTGAAGTTATAATTTTtactttaaaatttcaggacaaaataaatACGGGCTAATCTCAAAATAGCATCCCTGAAAATGGTTATATGTGCACTTACCCCATTAATTAAGCCTTTCAATTAGCCTGTGACCAATTGGGTTGGGCCACCTATATGTAACAATGTAATAATCACCATTTTTTGCCCTGTTTTTAAAGTTTACGCCGGAAGTTCCTTATGTTTAGTAATCAGATGGTGAGTTGAATTTCCTGTGTTTTTACCAAGTTACAAGGGAGATGTCAAAAAACAAGACTCAAAAGAATGTAAAGGCAGCTCTGGTCTAAATCAATTAATTGTGCGCTGCCATATCTTAGTTATTTTGAATTCTAGAATTCCTGCTATTGAAAAAGTGTACCAAACAGGGGATTAGTAATACCAAAAGCTAATACATACATTGTTTTCTCTAATGCATCCTACAAAACGACTCCTTAGCCTTATTTAACATGTCTGCAGTGCATACACTAAATTAACTACAGATATCGAAAACATATGAACCTAAAATGTGTAAATATGACCCAACAACTTCCATTTCCAACCCATAAGCTGACCCAAAAATTTAACATTCAAATATTCTGAAAATAGACGCATCTCATTCCCCTATAACCTAAATACTTCATACTTCATAGTAAGGAAGAGGTGACATTAAAAAAAATCGAGAAGAGATAAAAAGGTGCATAATCCTTCTTCATGGAAACCAACTAGACATatacaacaacgacccagtaaaattacactagtggggtctggggagggcagtgtgtatgcagaccttatctTTACCCCgagggggtagagaggctgtttccgaaaggcCCTCGGCAACTAGACATATACAAACATCAGATAGAATTTACCTGGTAGTCGTCAAAACTCCATCTGGTTCAACTATTTCCTTGTGTACATATCTAATTTAAGATGCATATTATTTGACTGAATCTTAAAAACCACGTCCCTGTTCAACAACCAGAATACAACTATCATAATATCTCCATTCTCATGCCATATCTGATGCCAGGCAACTGCAATTTCATGAATTGTGTCCCCAAACATCATCTTTGTCTCCGTGTGCAGACTCAAAAGAACCTAATACAAAATGAAGAGTTATTGGCCATGAAAGAATAACTCTACACCTCTTTTCTCCCCAGCTCTCCAGCTAGGCATTGCTGCACCTCGCACCACTCTCTTGTGAATGCTAACAACCAGAACcgatcaccccccccccccccaacatcAGTTCTAAAATGTTCATCAAAATAGTTCCAAGAAGACGAAGCACAAATTTCAGCTTTCATCATTAAATTTCCTTCCCGGGTAATATTTAGTCAGAGGTCTCCAAATAATTGTTGGATCAAAACTCAAGGAGAGAGCTAAAATTGAAGATTCGAGGATATCCGATCCGACTATTTCAAAAAGATCCTGTTGCAGTAACCCAGAAGGCATATTGCTGTCAGCTTAATTTAAACTCTCTTTTCCGCGCAGGGATGATGAAACTGATCAAGCTGTAACAGTGCTACAGCAACAGTAGCAAGTCCGATGAGCCAATAACGGAATCTTCTGCTCTGTTTCCCTTTATCCCCTAAATGAAACTTCTGTAACTTCTAATCACAGAACAAGTGTAACCAACCCCTGAAAAAGACTACCTTTTCAAGCTCTCAAGCAAGTCTATCCTCCTCAATACGTTGCAAAAGCTCCTCGTATACCTTCAAGGAGTTGGCAGCAAACCTTTCCATGGACTCAAAGATACGTTGTATACCAACCTGAAGGTTACCGTTTTTGCTTGTCTCGCTCTGGTAAACGACATGCCTATTTAATGAGAGACTATTTTCCTCCCCAGAAACCAGTACTATTCTTTTGTCTAGTGCATGAATCCCCTTTTGTATCTTCTGGTCTTCCCTCTCCAAGTTCTTCACTTGTCTCTCCATATCCTTGTTCACCAACATCCGTTGGCGCAATTCAAACTTATCTCGCTCCCAAAGATGAAGAACATTTGTAGCAAAATCTCGCAAACAATCAACCACCTCTTTCTCAGAAActttttcaaatgattgtgacCAATGAttacaaatgacaaaaataggGGGCGCACCAATCCTACCAGGAGAAAAGGGAGCTATTCCATCGACTGTTTCTTCTGGCACATCCGGAAAAAATTTCATAAGCCAATTGTTCAATGTTCTCACATAACCCTTCTGTGCACTCACCCAACAAGAGAATCTCAAAGTCCAGTTCAAAAGCTCATGCTCAAGTTGCAAAGTGGCTTCAAGATGAGCATCACTAAAATGTTTGTGAGATGAAATGGCATCTAACTGCTTTGCTTCTCCAATGGCTACACATTGGTAGCGATGGCACTCAAGCATGCATTTCCACATTCTACTTAACCTAGACACAAAAATCACAAAAGAGAAACTTAAAAGTTAGAGATGGCGAGAAAATTTGACGGTTAGTCCTACATCCTAATAAAAGGCAAACTTACTTGGAAATTCAACTATTTTAAATAGTAACTAAGGTGGCTGACCAAGTGGAAAAGTATTTGACGAAGTCATCAGCAGAAATACTTTATATATTTTACTCTCTACAGGTTTTATAGCCCCAAGGATACAAGAAAACAGAACAATACTTTGGACCAAATCATTTCTTGTTTTAAAATTATTCTGGCAGATAAGTAGATTATTTTAGCTGATTGCATTAGACAAACGCATGCGATGAAGCTGTTAGAGATAAAAGCTTGTAgaggaaaaacaaaataaaggcAGAAAGTTCTTCACAATTTCATCCGAAATTTTTAATATGACAAACTATTTGTTCATTTAATAAGGTTCAAAAAGTGCACATACCCCTGAATGAGTTCATTCAGTTGTGGCCACAACTCTTCATCCCTCAGTTTGTTTATCTTCTCAGAAACCTTATCAACAACCTGAATTGCAATTCTAATCTTTGAGGAAAGACTTAAAACCAATTTTCTGGTCATGTCAACCTTGTGAGACTCAGCACCCTTTTCATGTAATTGCTTCAGCTTTCGACTTTTCCTTTCATGAAGCACCCTTATCTTCTCCTCCGCCTGCAAACCACAACTGCAATCTCAGAATAACCCAGCAAGGGGAACATATCAAGTATCATGCAAATGTACGGTTGATACAACTGCAATCacataataaccaagcaagggaTAGATTATCATTATCATGCAAAGATGACATTGGAGaagaaaggagaaagagaaaagtCAGTATTCTAATCAGATGGAACACGTAGAAATACtctctctgtttcaatttatgtgaacctattacTATTTGGGGAGTCAAAATCAAGTTTTCTTTGACCACATTTTTTTGCAAATATTTTGAACTGTTAATTATTGTGATTTATAGTACTTTTATGTGGTTACTAAATATGtacattttatttcaaaaaatttgaAATACTATGTCTGACTTCAGTCAGAAAATTAGTCAGTACTCCGCAAAGGTTCACATGAATTGAAACAGAAGTAGTAGTACGAAAAGACTCTTAAAACCCTGCAGAGATTGTCAAAGAAAGGCGCACTATAACAAAGTGAGGGGACATAGGCAGTTCCTATTAGATTAAAATGGGGACATGTAAGTAACACCTTTTCTTAGGACAAATGTGGAAATGAAAGTAACACTTGCCACAGAAGAAGATATGCTGATCAACCACAACTGTAATTCACAAACCAAACATCCATTAAACTGATATGAATGCCTTTGAGATTAGAAAATTATCTACTCAGACATTGGTGAAGCAACATTAAAAGAGTAAAAATACAGATGTGCAGCACTAGAATTTCTCAATTAGCTCAGAGAAACATGGATTGTCTATAAAAGTTCTAAATGTTTGGTTACGACAACAAACACGCAAATAAAAACAGGCTTGAGCAACAATCCCAGTCAAGGAAGAAATTCCTGAGAACACTGAACTTATATGTTGAGCAGGCAAACAAGACAAGTAACTGCCACCGTCCAAAATAAATGACTCATCCAAAGTTTGTAAATGGTAGACAACTGgggaaaaattaaaaagaaaactgaACCAGTAGATCAAACAATACCTTAATCTCCTCAAACAGCTTCTTCTCCCAAAGGTACAGCTTCTGTAATGTAGACGAAATATTTCTAGACCTTGAAATAATATCTCCTTCTACATCTAAATTGGCAGGATCAGCACTCTCAATTGCAGCATTCTTTGAAGTAGAAGGTTGCGAGACTATAGATAAGGAATTAGGGGTAATCACGTGCAACATCTTGGAATTCACTATACCGATGAAATGACCATGAAATGGAAAGTTAAAGATCAATTAGAAACAACCTCAGACATCAATAAATTCAAGTGCATTATTTTCACtaatcaacaaaatattcaataGCTCGCAAACATAAAGATGAAATCTTTCTAACAAAAAAgacctcaaataccaaacttggTCACAATTATATACCTTGATATGTGGCGTGCTTACGGTTATGAGGAAGTTTTCCAACCTCGAGCATAACAGCAAGCTCATTCCCCGATTCTGAAGCTCGCTCAAATTGAACCTGAATCTCCTTCACAACATCAGAGTCACTCTTAAAACTACGACCCTTAAAACCAGCTACATTTCCTCGCCCCTCTTCCTCATCAACCACTTTCTTATCCACCACGTGCACCTCATACTCAACCGGATCATCCTCTGTAGATGAACTTGGCCTCGGCCTGTGCAACAACTCCGAATCAGCCATCTTCTCATTAtcattctcattctcattctcaGTAACTGCCTTCGGGCCCTCGTCCGCAAATCTTTGATCCTCGTGAACTTCCTTAACAACCTCATGTTCAAAATCCTCACTTTCCAAATCAGGTATCCCCTCCTCTTCTCTC is a genomic window containing:
- the LOC107810072 gene encoding protein ALTERED PHOSPHATE STARVATION RESPONSE 1 translates to MGCTSSKIDDLPAVALCRDRCTFLDEAIHYRYALAEAHLAYLHSLKSVGLSLHHFFEQNVDISNSTPQLHSPVKTDPPKKPIAPPPATAAAAIDQNQDSQSSSGSHLHFHSDSDEDEEGSGSGSESLQHHLDTQMPRHQYGHFSYADHEMLGYGAPYPVGSGVEGGGGGYMHMNFMRNQTTPSVTYEQRPMSTETVRVSEPYSYPSNYPDYPNYGGEFFSSSLARTYGVSAAGPSSAAAVASSSKPPPPPPSPPRSSPWEFLNPFETFENYPAPAYTSSRDSREVREEEGIPDLESEDFEHEVVKEVHEDQRFADEGPKAVTENENENDNEKMADSELLHRPRPSSSTEDDPVEYEVHVVDKKVVDEEEGRGNVAGFKGRSFKSDSDVVKEIQVQFERASESGNELAVMLEVGKLPHNRKHATYQVNSKMLHVITPNSLSIVSQPSTSKNAAIESADPANLDVEGDIISRSRNISSTLQKLYLWEKKLFEEIKAEEKIRVLHERKSRKLKQLHEKGAESHKVDMTRKLVLSLSSKIRIAIQVVDKVSEKINKLRDEELWPQLNELIQGLSRMWKCMLECHRYQCVAIGEAKQLDAISSHKHFSDAHLEATLQLEHELLNWTLRFSCWVSAQKGYVRTLNNWLMKFFPDVPEETVDGIAPFSPGRIGAPPIFVICNHWSQSFEKVSEKEVVDCLRDFATNVLHLWERDKFELRQRMLVNKDMERQVKNLEREDQKIQKGIHALDKRIVLVSGEENSLSLNRHVVYQSETSKNGNLQVGIQRIFESMERFAANSLKVYEELLQRIEEDRLA